In Thermoflexus hugenholtzii JAD2, the following proteins share a genomic window:
- a CDS encoding class II fumarate hydratase codes for MEAFRIERDSLGEVRVPAHALWGAQTQRAIENFPISGIRFHRDFIRALGLIKYCAARVNRDLGLLDERRANAIMQAAREVIEGKLDDHFPLDIFQTGSGTSTNMNANEVIANRAIQILGGAIGSKEVHPNDHVNLGQSSNDVIPAAIHVSAYLAVHERLLPALRHLHEVLADKAREFDDIVKTGRTHLMDAMPIRLGQEFSGYASQIEHGIRRIEAALPHLAELALGGTAVGTGINTHPEFGQRIAAALREETGLPFREAENHFEAQAAQDAAVELSGQLKTVAVSLYKIANDLRWMNSGPQAGLAEIRLPALQPGSSIMPGKINPVIPEAVMMVCMQVMGNDVVINMAGASGNFELNVALPVIAHNLLQSIHILASAATVLADKCICGIVPDREHMETLVHKNAILATALTPYIGYDRAAEVVKKAMAENRTIREVVLEMGLMPPEKLDEVLDVRKMTEGGFVAGMSGGG; via the coding sequence ATGGAGGCGTTCCGAATTGAGCGGGATTCGCTGGGCGAGGTGCGGGTCCCCGCCCATGCCCTGTGGGGGGCGCAGACCCAGCGGGCCATCGAGAACTTCCCCATCAGCGGGATCCGGTTCCACCGGGATTTCATCCGCGCCCTGGGGCTGATCAAATACTGCGCCGCGCGGGTCAACCGGGATCTGGGCCTGCTGGATGAGCGCCGGGCGAACGCGATCATGCAGGCGGCCCGGGAGGTCATCGAGGGGAAGCTGGATGATCACTTCCCGCTGGACATCTTCCAAACCGGCTCGGGGACCTCGACCAACATGAACGCCAACGAGGTCATCGCCAACCGGGCGATCCAGATCCTGGGCGGGGCCATCGGCTCGAAGGAGGTGCATCCCAACGACCATGTGAACCTGGGCCAGTCCTCCAACGACGTCATCCCGGCCGCCATCCACGTCTCGGCCTACCTGGCCGTCCATGAACGGCTGCTCCCGGCCCTGCGGCATCTCCACGAGGTGCTGGCGGATAAGGCCCGGGAGTTCGATGACATCGTCAAGACCGGCCGCACGCACCTGATGGACGCCATGCCGATCCGCCTGGGGCAGGAGTTCTCAGGCTACGCCAGCCAGATCGAACATGGCATCCGGCGCATTGAGGCGGCCCTGCCGCACCTGGCGGAGCTGGCCCTGGGCGGGACGGCGGTGGGGACCGGCATCAACACCCATCCGGAGTTCGGTCAACGCATCGCGGCGGCGTTGCGCGAGGAGACCGGCCTGCCGTTCCGTGAGGCGGAGAACCACTTCGAGGCCCAGGCGGCCCAGGACGCGGCGGTGGAGCTCAGCGGGCAGCTGAAGACGGTGGCGGTCTCGCTCTATAAGATCGCCAACGACCTGCGCTGGATGAACTCGGGCCCTCAGGCGGGCCTGGCGGAGATCCGCCTCCCCGCCCTGCAGCCGGGCTCCTCGATCATGCCCGGGAAGATCAACCCGGTGATCCCCGAGGCGGTGATGATGGTCTGCATGCAGGTGATGGGCAACGATGTGGTCATCAACATGGCCGGGGCCTCGGGGAACTTCGAGCTCAACGTGGCCCTTCCGGTGATCGCCCACAACCTGCTGCAGTCCATCCACATCCTGGCGAGCGCCGCCACCGTCCTGGCCGATAAATGCATCTGCGGCATCGTGCCCGACCGGGAGCACATGGAGACCCTGGTGCACAAGAACGCCATCCTGGCCACCGCCCTCACGCCCTACATCGGCTACGACCGGGCGGCGGAGGTGGTTAAGAAGGCCATGGCGGAGAACCGCACCATCCGGGAGGTGGTCCTGGAGATGGGTCTGATGCCGCCGGAGAAGCTCGACGAGGTCCTGGACGTGCGGAAGATGACCGAGGGCGGCTTCGTGGCCGGGATGTCCGGCGGAGGATGA
- a CDS encoding DUF2905 domain-containing protein, whose translation MPFQEFGRWFILIGLFFLAFGFLFLLIGRVPGLGRLPGDILIQKGNFVFFFPLATSILLSLLLTLVLNLVFRLWR comes from the coding sequence ATGCCGTTCCAGGAGTTCGGACGCTGGTTCATCCTGATCGGCCTTTTCTTCCTGGCTTTCGGCTTCCTGTTCCTTCTCATCGGTCGGGTCCCCGGCCTGGGCCGGCTGCCGGGGGACATCCTGATCCAGAAGGGGAATTTCGTGTTCTTCTTCCCGCTGGCCACCTCGATCCTGTTGAGCTTGCTGCTCACGCTGGTGTTGAACCTGGTGTTCCGACTCTGGCGGTGA
- a CDS encoding HNH endonuclease, with translation MEASRRFSSLSPLREPVLVLNANFEPLNVCSLRRAIVLVLSGKAEILENGRGEVRTPSRVFPRPSVIRLRYVVRRPPRRLRLTKREILRRDQYTCQYCGRSSPHLTVDHVIPRHRGGGHTWENLVAACPACNRRKGNRTPAEAHMTLLRPPFEPVPTIRYLFGSYLREYVEWRKYLEGW, from the coding sequence ATGGAGGCCTCAAGGAGGTTCTCATCCCTATCGCCGCTTCGAGAGCCGGTGTTGGTGCTGAACGCCAACTTCGAGCCGTTAAACGTTTGCTCCCTCCGCCGGGCGATCGTCCTGGTGCTCAGCGGGAAGGCGGAGATCCTGGAGAACGGCCGGGGCGAGGTGCGCACGCCCTCCCGGGTTTTCCCCCGCCCCTCGGTGATCCGTCTGCGCTATGTGGTGCGCCGGCCGCCCCGCCGGCTCCGTTTGACCAAGCGGGAGATCCTCCGCCGGGATCAGTATACCTGCCAGTATTGCGGGCGGTCCTCCCCGCATCTCACGGTGGATCACGTGATCCCGCGGCATCGGGGCGGGGGGCACACCTGGGAGAACCTGGTGGCGGCCTGCCCGGCATGCAACCGTCGCAAGGGGAACCGCACGCCGGCGGAGGCTCACATGACCCTGCTCCGTCCGCCCTTCGAGCCGGTCCCCACCATCCGCTATCTTTTTGGGTCCTATCTGCGAGAATATGTGGAATGGCGGAAATACCTGGAAGGCTGGTAA
- the add gene encoding adenosine deaminase has product MIRRDPEDVKLRTPERDRMRLRHGPAAHAWRAWLRRLPKVDLHRHLEGSLRLSTLLEIARRHKLPLGLDPTPATLEPLLRVTASEPADFQRFLARFQILRRFYTSEEAIQRMAYEAVADAAADGVRYLELRFNPAALAQAQGFRLEEVTEWVLEGVRRAEGDFDIMVRLIMTIVRGEDPEVAWRIARLAVAHRRDGVVGLDLAGDEARYGPESLLPVFRWAREQGLFLTVHAGEVGPPANIRQAILVLGAHRIGHGIQAVHDVQVLRLLHERGIPLEVCPTSNLHTGAVAGFHRHPLPDLYRLGLKVTLNTDDPSISDTTLTDEYLFAMAGMGLQWPDLLRILENGIEAAFLSPEERRLLARRLHHELRALGGAPGEGPEASLP; this is encoded by the coding sequence ATGATCCGCCGGGATCCAGAGGATGTGAAGCTGCGGACCCCGGAGCGGGACCGGATGCGCCTGCGGCATGGGCCGGCGGCCCATGCCTGGCGGGCCTGGTTGCGGCGCCTCCCCAAGGTGGATCTGCACCGGCATCTGGAAGGCTCCCTCCGCCTGAGCACATTGCTGGAGATCGCCCGGCGCCACAAACTCCCTCTGGGGCTGGATCCGACCCCGGCGACCCTGGAGCCGTTGTTGCGGGTCACGGCGAGCGAGCCCGCCGATTTCCAGCGCTTCCTCGCCCGGTTTCAGATCCTCCGTCGCTTCTACACCAGCGAGGAGGCCATCCAGCGCATGGCATACGAGGCGGTGGCCGACGCGGCCGCCGATGGCGTGCGCTATCTGGAGCTGCGCTTCAATCCCGCGGCCCTGGCCCAGGCCCAGGGGTTCCGGTTGGAGGAGGTGACCGAGTGGGTGCTGGAGGGAGTGCGCCGGGCCGAGGGCGATTTCGATATCATGGTGCGCCTCATCATGACCATCGTGCGGGGGGAGGATCCCGAGGTGGCCTGGCGGATCGCCCGCCTGGCGGTGGCCCATCGCCGGGATGGGGTGGTGGGCTTGGATCTGGCCGGAGATGAGGCTCGCTACGGGCCGGAATCGCTTCTGCCGGTCTTCCGGTGGGCCCGGGAGCAGGGGCTCTTCCTCACCGTCCACGCCGGGGAGGTAGGCCCTCCGGCCAACATCCGTCAGGCGATCCTGGTCCTGGGAGCCCATCGCATCGGCCACGGGATCCAGGCGGTGCATGATGTGCAGGTGCTCCGGCTGCTGCACGAGCGAGGCATCCCCCTTGAGGTCTGCCCCACCAGCAACCTGCACACCGGGGCGGTGGCCGGGTTCCACCGACATCCCCTCCCGGATCTTTACCGCCTGGGCCTGAAGGTCACCTTGAACACAGATGATCCCAGCATCAGCGATACCACCCTGACCGATGAGTATCTGTTCGCTATGGCCGGGATGGGGTTGCAGTGGCCCGACCTGCTCCGGATCCTGGAGAACGGGATCGAGGCCGCCTTCCTGAGCCCGGAGGAACGTCGACTCCTGGCCCGGCGCCTTCACCACGAGCTCCGGGCCTTGGGCGGCGCTCCCGGCGAAGGGCCCGAGGCTTCCCTCCCCTGA
- a CDS encoding GAF domain-containing protein — protein MKAQGAHSSDPVLRVDLRTGWLYPGRSALAGWIFGSAPRRRLRVEEAILRLSPAWSVLEEAARTGEPREGYLWLAPMAFPCRFIATMGRSPGALRLQLDPLIPPDRLAHWEELGEPLYMLDPEGRILWANAAASHFWQLPRSQFLERPLWEWASLAQRQALAEAWVHVLREGLPVIWEVVLGPEGERGQARWLATPIPGGGLIRQTSPGAEERLHRELSQSLGMLAELSAELHDSRSLLARALHLLMEMWKADLGAAYRVHGRRMKLVIGFGVGEAFPVRFGQLEMDEPTYAAFRAHRYAWYIEDTRTAILAPITREVVESLGVRTLVMLPLLHQGETIGLLAFGYRWPRPAHPLERDLLTLLSHQIAMLLVMAERLRVTGIERDRYQQALAQVAEISHAVAGLSKLEPELPRLIQEALGRLVEGLGFAGGWLDLQDGEGQGRYSHGLAPEVVEEWMRALPPQTIDAVLREGQARTIPLPSGTLILAPLRAREQTIGLLGLSASGSGGWLASEPRLILALADQLGAMLEAARITLQERRRVLRMGRLSRGMAALAAETEPEGILSRLAAVARELVEAQRAEVWVWSATGGHRARLAASDPPSDPARPPGAMRAVLEEAGAEPQAIVLDGEPAWRIPLRYGERSLGVLLLFPEPGRDLPDEEWEALGLLAFHAAILFQNAALYHEGQRRLRDLGALVVGAALAASTLSTQEVLWQAARHLAGVLQVTNCSISLLDPQGESLVVQADYTPPERQAEDPSLPEVGRRYPLAQYPATTRLLQVGEFMVIRMDDPEADPHEKAWMQEFGYQTCLMLPLWVRGRAIGLIELSDVRLRTFTDEEIQLARALADQVSVALANTMLYEAEQRRAGLLEALSRITRPLTGALRIPEVFETAARQIVAEMGICDGAVLFRVSADRAHVEVAASAGLLSEYLPAGDLRPMGGVLAWSIENDAIARIMDARRDERYQPFVPEEMDPVRSLAVIPLHLEGMVLGALVLFSVHPETFLPEDEPIFQSLADHIGLALHNARLYEDSQRRIAELTTLQEVAAQVTSTLDLHHVLETVARRLLEHTGADRIYIHLRDEAGERWRGGMTLAREGELRWEAPPPRPGGVTETVCRTGHPLIIPDATVHPFFQDAEARTWRVGAVAAFPLRHAGRIIGTLHVVFGEPRLFRADELRWLGTVVDQVAVAIANAQLYEAARQRLAELEILRQASEIAVRSMDFETLVEQTLKMLQEIPAFRYVALFLAHPVDPHILVRYRTGERAEEARRVSQVRLGEGIVGRAGATRAPVCVPDVQADAGYLPSILETRSELAVPLLAGDRLVGVLDVQSPEPGAFREEHIRLLSALAGQLAIALENARLFQTVRRRLNELTILYEVITAAAVTLDPDRVVRQALAAIQRTLGFEAVECLLLEEGTGALKSIGHYGFSEQALRVPLTVEQGICGRVARTGMPALVPDVRQDPDYIEAEPSTRSELAVPLKIGERVIGVLNAESPRPNAFSEEDLRLMTVLAGHLAVLLENARLHRETAQRLREVTTLYEFARRMSTTLDLGILLDSVVTTLREVLRCRAANIMLLNPKTEMLEIRAAAGVKDRWRREARLRIGEGIAGRVVQEKRPIYVPDTREDPRFVVFDPSVRSILCVPLIVGDRAIGALSVDDEVPHAFQPEHERLLTVVAAQAAAAIENARLFYELRVHAEELRRAYEELQEADRLKDEIVQNVSHELRTPLTFIKGYVDLLIDGSMGPLTEAQREALGIIAEKTNLLTRLVGDIVTLQRIERGTLAFEAVDIVSLARVSIQGFQLTASQSNLEILLEEPGGPLVVWGDRERLSQVLDNLLHNAVKFSPNGGRITVRVVDRGDHVEVSVQDTGIGIPPDKLDRIFERFYQVDGSTRRRFGGMGLGLAIVKRIVEAHGGRVWAESELGKGSTFYFTIPKPPAVASDELLEFLFGES, from the coding sequence ATGAAGGCGCAAGGGGCACATTCCTCTGATCCGGTTCTCCGTGTGGATCTGCGCACAGGCTGGCTTTACCCCGGCAGATCCGCCCTCGCTGGATGGATCTTCGGATCAGCCCCCCGTCGGCGGCTGCGGGTGGAGGAGGCCATCCTGCGGCTTTCGCCTGCATGGTCTGTCCTGGAGGAGGCCGCCCGCACGGGCGAGCCGCGGGAGGGCTATCTCTGGCTGGCGCCGATGGCGTTTCCATGCCGTTTTATTGCCACGATGGGACGCTCCCCAGGGGCGCTTCGTCTACAGCTGGACCCGTTAATCCCTCCAGACCGCCTCGCCCACTGGGAGGAGCTCGGCGAGCCTCTCTACATGCTGGATCCAGAGGGCCGGATCCTGTGGGCGAACGCCGCGGCCTCCCACTTCTGGCAGCTCCCCCGATCCCAGTTCCTGGAGCGCCCGCTCTGGGAGTGGGCAAGCCTCGCTCAGCGTCAGGCCCTGGCGGAGGCCTGGGTCCATGTCCTCCGGGAGGGTCTCCCGGTGATCTGGGAGGTTGTGCTGGGGCCCGAAGGGGAGCGCGGACAGGCCCGCTGGCTGGCCACTCCGATCCCCGGCGGCGGATTGATCCGGCAGACGAGCCCCGGCGCGGAGGAACGCCTCCATCGGGAGCTCTCCCAGAGCCTGGGAATGCTGGCGGAGCTGAGCGCGGAGCTCCACGACTCCCGGTCGCTGCTCGCTCGCGCCCTGCATCTGCTGATGGAGATGTGGAAGGCGGACCTGGGGGCGGCTTATCGGGTGCACGGCCGTCGGATGAAGCTGGTGATCGGCTTCGGTGTGGGCGAGGCCTTCCCCGTCCGTTTCGGCCAGCTGGAAATGGATGAGCCGACCTACGCCGCCTTCCGGGCGCATCGCTACGCCTGGTATATCGAAGATACCCGCACCGCGATCCTCGCGCCGATCACCCGAGAGGTGGTGGAGAGCCTGGGGGTTCGCACCCTGGTGATGCTCCCCCTGCTCCATCAAGGGGAGACCATCGGGCTGCTGGCCTTCGGCTATCGCTGGCCCCGACCCGCCCATCCGCTGGAGCGGGACCTGCTGACGCTCCTCAGCCATCAGATCGCCATGCTCCTGGTGATGGCCGAGCGCCTGCGCGTTACCGGCATCGAGCGGGACCGCTACCAGCAGGCCCTCGCCCAGGTTGCTGAGATCAGCCACGCGGTGGCCGGCCTCTCGAAGCTCGAACCGGAGTTGCCCCGGTTGATCCAGGAGGCCTTGGGCCGTCTCGTCGAAGGCCTGGGGTTCGCAGGCGGATGGCTGGATCTGCAGGATGGGGAAGGACAGGGCCGCTACAGCCACGGCTTGGCCCCGGAGGTCGTTGAGGAGTGGATGCGGGCGCTCCCGCCGCAGACGATCGATGCGGTCCTCCGGGAGGGTCAGGCTCGGACGATTCCCTTGCCGTCCGGCACTCTGATCCTGGCCCCCCTCCGGGCCCGGGAGCAGACCATCGGCCTGCTGGGCCTGAGCGCCTCGGGCTCGGGCGGCTGGCTCGCCTCCGAGCCCCGGCTGATCCTGGCCCTGGCCGACCAGCTGGGCGCGATGCTGGAGGCCGCCCGGATCACCCTGCAGGAACGCCGGCGGGTTCTGCGGATGGGCCGGCTGAGTCGAGGGATGGCGGCCCTCGCCGCGGAGACGGAGCCTGAGGGGATCCTGAGCCGGCTGGCAGCGGTCGCCCGGGAGCTCGTGGAGGCCCAACGCGCCGAGGTCTGGGTGTGGAGCGCCACAGGAGGCCATCGAGCCCGGCTGGCCGCCTCGGATCCCCCTTCCGATCCGGCCCGCCCTCCGGGGGCGATGCGCGCGGTTCTGGAGGAAGCAGGGGCGGAACCCCAGGCTATCGTCCTGGATGGGGAGCCCGCCTGGCGGATCCCCCTGCGCTATGGCGAGCGATCCCTGGGGGTCCTCCTCCTTTTCCCGGAACCCGGGCGGGATCTTCCGGATGAGGAGTGGGAAGCCCTCGGCTTGCTGGCTTTCCACGCAGCCATCCTCTTTCAGAACGCTGCGCTGTATCACGAGGGCCAGCGGCGGCTGCGGGATTTAGGGGCCCTGGTGGTGGGCGCCGCCCTGGCCGCCTCCACCCTGAGCACTCAGGAGGTCCTCTGGCAGGCCGCCCGCCATCTCGCCGGCGTGCTCCAGGTGACCAATTGCTCGATCTCCCTCCTGGATCCCCAGGGGGAGTCCCTGGTGGTTCAGGCGGATTACACGCCCCCGGAGCGACAGGCGGAGGATCCCTCCCTGCCGGAGGTCGGCCGGCGGTATCCCCTGGCGCAGTATCCGGCCACGACCCGGCTGCTTCAGGTAGGGGAGTTCATGGTGATCCGTATGGACGACCCGGAGGCGGATCCCCACGAGAAGGCATGGATGCAGGAGTTCGGGTATCAGACCTGTCTGATGCTCCCGCTGTGGGTGCGGGGCCGCGCCATCGGCCTGATCGAGCTCAGCGACGTCCGGTTGAGGACGTTCACGGACGAGGAGATCCAGCTGGCCCGGGCCCTGGCGGATCAGGTGAGCGTGGCCTTGGCTAACACGATGCTCTATGAAGCGGAGCAGCGCCGGGCGGGGCTGCTCGAGGCGTTGAGCCGGATCACCCGGCCGCTGACGGGAGCCTTGCGGATCCCGGAGGTGTTCGAGACGGCGGCCCGGCAGATCGTGGCCGAGATGGGGATCTGCGACGGGGCCGTTCTCTTCCGGGTCAGCGCGGACCGGGCGCATGTTGAGGTGGCCGCCTCCGCCGGCCTGCTCTCGGAATACCTTCCCGCCGGGGACCTTCGGCCGATGGGCGGTGTCTTGGCCTGGAGCATCGAAAACGATGCGATCGCGCGCATCATGGACGCGCGGCGGGATGAGCGTTATCAGCCCTTCGTGCCGGAGGAGATGGATCCGGTCCGCTCGCTGGCGGTCATTCCCCTCCACCTGGAAGGGATGGTGCTCGGAGCGCTGGTGCTCTTCTCGGTCCACCCCGAGACGTTCCTTCCGGAGGATGAGCCGATCTTCCAGTCCCTGGCCGATCACATCGGCCTGGCCCTGCACAACGCCCGACTGTATGAAGACTCCCAGCGGCGGATCGCGGAGCTCACCACCTTGCAGGAGGTGGCCGCTCAGGTCACCTCCACCCTCGATCTCCATCATGTGCTCGAAACGGTGGCCCGGCGGCTGCTGGAGCATACGGGTGCGGATCGGATTTACATCCATCTCCGGGATGAGGCCGGGGAGCGCTGGCGCGGCGGGATGACGCTCGCCCGGGAAGGGGAGCTCCGGTGGGAGGCCCCTCCTCCTCGCCCCGGGGGGGTCACGGAAACGGTGTGTCGAACCGGGCATCCTCTGATCATCCCGGATGCGACCGTCCATCCCTTCTTCCAGGATGCGGAGGCGCGGACGTGGAGGGTGGGGGCGGTCGCGGCCTTCCCCCTGCGTCACGCCGGCCGGATCATCGGGACGCTCCACGTGGTTTTCGGGGAGCCCCGACTGTTCCGCGCGGACGAGCTCCGCTGGCTGGGCACGGTGGTCGATCAGGTGGCCGTGGCCATCGCCAACGCTCAGCTCTACGAGGCCGCCCGCCAGCGCCTCGCCGAGCTGGAGATCCTGCGCCAGGCCTCCGAGATCGCCGTCCGCTCGATGGATTTCGAGACCCTAGTCGAGCAAACTTTGAAGATGCTCCAGGAGATACCTGCCTTCCGCTACGTTGCCCTTTTCCTGGCTCATCCGGTGGATCCTCACATCCTGGTGCGGTATCGAACCGGGGAGCGGGCGGAGGAGGCGCGGCGGGTGTCACAGGTGCGCCTCGGGGAGGGCATCGTCGGGCGGGCGGGAGCCACGCGGGCCCCGGTGTGCGTCCCGGACGTGCAGGCTGATGCGGGCTACCTTCCCTCCATCCTTGAGACGCGCTCCGAGCTGGCGGTTCCCCTGCTCGCAGGCGACCGCCTGGTCGGAGTCCTGGACGTCCAGAGCCCGGAGCCGGGGGCCTTCCGGGAGGAGCACATCCGTCTGCTCAGCGCTCTGGCCGGCCAGCTGGCCATCGCCCTGGAGAACGCCCGGCTTTTCCAAACGGTGCGTCGCCGCCTGAACGAGTTGACGATCCTGTATGAGGTGATCACCGCGGCGGCGGTGACCCTGGATCCGGACCGGGTCGTCCGCCAGGCCCTCGCGGCCATCCAGCGCACTCTGGGCTTCGAGGCAGTGGAGTGCTTGTTGCTGGAGGAAGGGACCGGGGCGCTGAAGAGCATCGGACATTACGGCTTCTCGGAGCAGGCCCTTCGCGTCCCCCTGACGGTTGAGCAGGGCATCTGCGGGCGGGTCGCCCGCACCGGGATGCCCGCCCTGGTGCCGGACGTGCGGCAGGATCCAGACTACATCGAGGCGGAGCCCAGCACCCGATCCGAGCTGGCGGTCCCCTTGAAGATTGGCGAGCGCGTGATCGGCGTGCTGAACGCGGAGAGCCCACGGCCCAACGCCTTCAGCGAGGAAGATCTTCGTCTAATGACCGTCCTGGCGGGCCACCTGGCGGTGCTGCTGGAGAACGCCCGCCTCCATCGCGAGACCGCCCAGCGCCTCCGGGAAGTGACTACCCTTTATGAGTTCGCCCGCCGCATGAGCACCACCCTTGATTTGGGGATCTTGCTGGATTCCGTGGTCACGACCTTGCGGGAGGTGCTCCGCTGCCGGGCGGCCAACATCATGTTGCTGAACCCCAAGACGGAGATGCTGGAGATCCGGGCGGCCGCCGGGGTGAAGGACCGCTGGCGGCGGGAAGCCCGCCTGCGGATCGGGGAAGGGATCGCCGGACGGGTGGTTCAGGAGAAGCGCCCGATCTACGTCCCCGATACCCGCGAAGATCCTCGCTTTGTGGTCTTCGACCCTTCGGTGCGCTCCATCCTGTGTGTTCCCCTGATCGTGGGGGATCGGGCCATTGGGGCCCTCTCAGTCGATGATGAGGTCCCCCATGCGTTTCAGCCGGAGCACGAGCGGCTGCTCACGGTGGTGGCCGCCCAGGCTGCCGCGGCCATCGAGAACGCCCGCCTCTTCTACGAGCTGCGGGTCCACGCGGAGGAGCTGCGCCGGGCCTATGAGGAGCTCCAGGAGGCGGATCGCCTGAAGGACGAGATCGTGCAGAATGTCTCCCACGAGCTGCGCACGCCCTTGACGTTCATCAAGGGGTATGTGGATCTCCTGATCGATGGCTCCATGGGCCCGCTGACGGAGGCCCAGCGGGAGGCCCTGGGGATCATCGCGGAGAAGACCAACCTCCTCACCCGGCTGGTGGGGGACATCGTCACCCTGCAGCGGATCGAGCGGGGGACGTTGGCCTTTGAGGCAGTGGATATCGTGAGCCTGGCCCGCGTCTCCATCCAGGGTTTCCAACTCACGGCATCCCAGTCCAATCTGGAGATCCTCCTGGAGGAGCCCGGCGGGCCGCTCGTCGTGTGGGGCGACCGGGAGCGGCTTTCCCAGGTCCTGGACAACCTGTTGCACAACGCGGTGAAGTTCAGCCCCAATGGGGGGCGCATCACAGTGCGGGTGGTGGATCGCGGAGACCACGTGGAGGTCTCCGTTCAGGACACCGGCATCGGCATCCCGCCGGATAAACTGGATCGGATCTTCGAGCGGTTTTATCAGGTGGACGGCTCCACCCGGCGGCGGTTCGGCGGGATGGGGCTGGGGTTGGCCATCGTCAAGCGGATCGTGGAGGCCCACGGGGGACGGGTCTGGGCGGAGAGCGAGCTCGGCAAGGGGAGCACTTTCTACTTCACGATCCCCAAGCCGCCGGCCGTGGCCTCCGACGAGCTGCTGGAGTTCCTCTTCGGGGAATCGTAA